The window GTATAGCCATTAATATCTAATAATTCTCCTACAAAAAATAATCCTTCCACTAACTTGCTTTCCAGTGTTTTTGGATCGATTTCTTTTAAATTAACGCCGCCACCAGTGACAAATGATTTTTCAATAGGATAGGTACCAATCGCTGACATACGGAAATCTTTAATCAAATGCGCGAAACGTTCTAATTCGTGACCTTCGACTTGTCGGAATGGACGGGAACCATCGATGTCAGCTTCTGTTAATAAGAATTCTAAGTAACGCTCTGGTAGTAGGCCTTTCAACGCATTTTTTATTGATTTATCACGTTGTTGTTCTTTTAATGTTGTTAATTCATGAATTAATTGTTTGAGTGTTTTTTCCGGTAAAGCGTCTAGAGTAACAATTGCTTCCTTGTGCTTTTCTAATGCTTGGTTGACAAACATACTACAACGTAGTGCAGCAGGTCCTGAAACACCAAAGTGGGTAAATAACATATCCATCGTGTGACTAACACGGATTTTACCTTTTTCATTTAAGACAGATAACGTGACATCCTGTAAGGATAAGCCTTGTAAGACTTTTTTTTGTACAAAGGGATCGGCTAATTTAATAGGTGATTCTGTCGCAAAAAGGGGTGTCACCGTGTGGCCAGCTTTTTTTGCTAAGCGGTAACCAATACCAGTTGAGCCTGTATAAGGATAAGTTTTACCACCTGTAGCAATGATGACACAGTGAGATGTGAATTCACGGCCGTCTTTTAAACGAATGCCTATCACACGATTGTCTTCTTTAAGTAGTTTTTCAACTTCAGCTTCTCGTTCAATGTGTACCTGTTGCTTATTTAATTCGTTAGTTAACGCTTCGACAATGGTTTTTGAGCGATTAGTTATAGGGAACATTCTACCGTGATCTTCTTCTTTTAATTTGATGCCTTTATCTTCAAAAAAACGAATAATGTCATGATTATCAAATTGAGAAAACGCACTGTATAAAAATTTTCCATTACCAGGAATGTGGTTGATGACATCGTCACTTGGTCGGTTGTTAGTAACATTACAGCGACCACCTCCAGTTAACAGTAATTTCTTTCCAAGGCGTTTATTTTTTTCTACTAACATAACACGCGCACCGTGTGTAGCAGCAGAAATAGCTGCCATCATGCCACTTGTTCCAGCGCCAATGACAATAACTTCTTTATCTACGTTCATATAATTACCTCCAATTCTAATGTAGTGTACCATATTTTTTTAGGAAGTTGGTAGGTTATGAGTTGGTATTTTTCAAAGAATAACGTATACTTTTATTATTATTTATAGGAAGAAGGATGAGCATATGGTTGTAGAAAATCATTATATTGACGCAATCCGTCAAAAAGTTCGTACGTTAAATGAAGGACAAAATGAATACATTCAAGCAGTGGAAGAATTTTTGCCAACGATTGCAGCGTATTTAGAGCAAAATCCTCAGGTAGAGGCCAATAATTTATTAGACTTATTATTAGAACCTGAACGCATCATCCAATTTAGAGTGCCTTGGCAAGATGATCAAGGAAAATGGCAAGTCAATCGTGGTTACCGCGTGCAATATAATTCAGCAATAGGTCCGTATAAAGGTGGTTTAAGATTTCATCCAACGGTTAATTTAAGTATTATGAAGTTTTTAGCGTTTGAACAAATTTTTAAAAATAGTTTGACTGGACTACCAATTGGCGGTGGCAAAGGTGGTAGTGATTTTGATCCTAAAGGTAAGTCAGATGCCGAAATCATGCGTTTTTGTCAAAGTTTTATGACCGAATTACAAAAATATATTGGAGCTGATACTGATGTGCCAGCTGGCGATATTGGAGTAGGGCATCGTGAAATTGGCTATTTGTATGGTCAATACAAACGTTTAAATCAATTTAGTGCTGGTGTTTTAACGGGTAAACCGGTGGATATGTGGGGAAGTTTAGCACGTACAGAAGCAACAGGATATGGTCTTGTATACTTTGTAAAGCATTTACTAGCTGATCGTGGCGATTCTTTTGCAGGGAAAAAAGTTGTCATTTCTGGTAGTGGTAATGTGGCGATTTATGCGATTCAAAAAGCACAAGCTTTAGGGGCAACTGTTTTAGCTTGTAGTGATTCAAGTGGTTATATTTACGATCCAGAAGGTTTAGACTTAGCAATCATTAAAGACCTTAAAGAAGTGAAACGTGCACGCATTTCGTCTTATGTAGACGAGCGTCCAAACGCGACGTTCTTTGAAGGGCAATCGATTTGGTCAATTGCTACTAAGTATGATATTGCGCTTCCTTGTGCGACGCAAAATGAAATCAATGCTGAGTTAGCGAAAACAATGATAGCCAACGGTGTCTTTTTAATCGCAGAAGGAGCGAACATGCCATCTGATTTAGCAGCGATTGAATTGTATCGCGAACAGGGTATATTATTTGGACCAGCTAAAGCGG is drawn from Vagococcus xieshaowenii and contains these coding sequences:
- the gdhA gene encoding NADP-specific glutamate dehydrogenase — protein: MVVENHYIDAIRQKVRTLNEGQNEYIQAVEEFLPTIAAYLEQNPQVEANNLLDLLLEPERIIQFRVPWQDDQGKWQVNRGYRVQYNSAIGPYKGGLRFHPTVNLSIMKFLAFEQIFKNSLTGLPIGGGKGGSDFDPKGKSDAEIMRFCQSFMTELQKYIGADTDVPAGDIGVGHREIGYLYGQYKRLNQFSAGVLTGKPVDMWGSLARTEATGYGLVYFVKHLLADRGDSFAGKKVVISGSGNVAIYAIQKAQALGATVLACSDSSGYIYDPEGLDLAIIKDLKEVKRARISSYVDERPNATFFEGQSIWSIATKYDIALPCATQNEINAELAKTMIANGVFLIAEGANMPSDLAAIELYREQGILFGPAKAANAGGVAVSALEMSQNSQRLPWTFEEVDAKLDAIMKNIYENCRDTADKYGAAGDLVTGANIAGFAKVANNMLAQGLV
- a CDS encoding NAD(P)/FAD-dependent oxidoreductase gives rise to the protein MNVDKEVIVIGAGTSGMMAAISAATHGARVMLVEKNKRLGKKLLLTGGGRCNVTNNRPSDDVINHIPGNGKFLYSAFSQFDNHDIIRFFEDKGIKLKEEDHGRMFPITNRSKTIVEALTNELNKQQVHIEREAEVEKLLKEDNRVIGIRLKDGREFTSHCVIIATGGKTYPYTGSTGIGYRLAKKAGHTVTPLFATESPIKLADPFVQKKVLQGLSLQDVTLSVLNEKGKIRVSHTMDMLFTHFGVSGPAALRCSMFVNQALEKHKEAIVTLDALPEKTLKQLIHELTTLKEQQRDKSIKNALKGLLPERYLEFLLTEADIDGSRPFRQVEGHELERFAHLIKDFRMSAIGTYPIEKSFVTGGGVNLKEIDPKTLESKLVEGLFFVGELLDINGYTGGYNITAAFVTGYVAGKNSAQIASYFRY